In Prosthecochloris sp. GSB1, the following proteins share a genomic window:
- a CDS encoding secondary thiamine-phosphate synthase enzyme YjbQ, translating to MRYLTETIACSTNSPIEIIDITGQIKSTLAASGLRQGQATIISRHTTAFVNINEHEPRLLEDMVTFLKRLVPKDGDYLHNLAPLDGRDNAHSHLMGLFMNASETIPFANGELLLGKWQSVFFVELDGPRPERSVMMQISGT from the coding sequence ATGCGGTACCTTACCGAAACCATCGCCTGCTCGACGAACTCGCCTATAGAGATCATCGACATTACCGGACAGATAAAAAGCACCCTTGCGGCCAGCGGTCTCCGACAGGGCCAGGCAACAATCATCAGCAGGCATACGACGGCATTCGTCAACATAAACGAGCACGAACCGAGGCTACTCGAAGACATGGTGACCTTTCTCAAACGACTCGTCCCGAAGGATGGAGACTACCTGCACAATCTGGCGCCTCTCGACGGAAGGGACAACGCTCATTCACACCTCATGGGCCTGTTCATGAACGCCTCGGAAACCATTCCTTTCGCCAACGGCGAACTCCTGCTCGGGAAATGGCAGTCGGTTTTTTTCGTAGAACTCGACGGTCCGCGTCCTGAACGAAGCGTCATGATGCAGATTTCGGGAACCTGA
- a CDS encoding multidrug effflux MFS transporter produces MSSKKAAAGTISGEFVALAALMMSLVALSIDTMLPALPAIGDDLGAGSPNTNQFVISVLFLGMSAGQVIFGPLSDHTGRKPAIYVGFAVFIAGTILSLYAWNFQMMLAGRLLQGLGAAGPRVITIALVRDRFEGAAMARVMSFVMTVFILIPILAPTLGQLLLVLSGWRAIFGLFLILSVITIAWFAFRQPETLEKENRIPFSMDRITAATREIVSTRQCLVYTIATGLIFGAFLGYLNSSQQILQVQYGLGDRFPLFFGLLAVAFGVATIFNSSLVMRFSLHLLVRLALAGLAVLSLIFLAISAALDGNPPLWALMLYLSILFFSIGILFGNLNALAMEPLGHIAGIGASVIGSLSTFAALVIGTAIGQSYDGTVLPLVGGFFLLGAAALGVTQLQEPS; encoded by the coding sequence ATGTCCAGTAAGAAAGCAGCAGCCGGAACCATATCAGGAGAGTTCGTCGCGCTGGCGGCCTTGATGATGTCCCTGGTCGCCCTGTCCATCGATACGATGCTCCCGGCTCTTCCGGCAATCGGCGACGACCTCGGCGCAGGCAGCCCGAACACGAACCAGTTCGTGATCTCCGTGCTGTTTCTCGGCATGTCCGCCGGCCAGGTGATCTTCGGTCCCCTTTCGGATCATACGGGCAGAAAACCCGCGATCTATGTCGGATTCGCCGTTTTCATCGCCGGCACGATCCTTTCGCTTTACGCATGGAACTTTCAGATGATGCTCGCCGGACGCCTGCTGCAGGGATTAGGGGCCGCGGGGCCGCGGGTGATCACCATCGCCCTCGTCAGGGACCGTTTCGAGGGTGCGGCGATGGCCAGGGTCATGTCCTTCGTCATGACGGTGTTCATCCTCATCCCGATTCTCGCTCCCACCCTGGGGCAGCTTTTGCTCGTTCTTTCCGGATGGCGAGCAATTTTCGGCCTGTTCCTGATTCTCTCGGTAATCACCATCGCCTGGTTCGCCTTCCGGCAACCGGAGACACTCGAAAAAGAAAACCGGATACCTTTCTCCATGGACAGGATCACGGCGGCTACGAGGGAGATCGTCTCGACCCGCCAGTGCCTCGTCTACACCATAGCCACCGGCCTGATCTTCGGGGCGTTCCTTGGGTACCTGAATTCCTCGCAGCAGATCCTGCAGGTTCAGTACGGACTCGGCGACCGCTTTCCGCTTTTCTTCGGCCTGCTTGCCGTGGCTTTCGGCGTGGCCACAATCTTCAACTCCTCGCTCGTCATGCGTTTCAGCCTGCATCTGCTGGTAAGGCTGGCCCTTGCTGGTCTCGCCGTGCTTTCCCTGATCTTTCTCGCGATTTCAGCGGCCCTGGACGGAAACCCTCCGCTCTGGGCCCTGATGCTCTATCTCTCCATCCTGTTCTTCTCCATCGGCATCCTTTTCGGCAATCTCAACGCTCTTGCAATGGAGCCGCTGGGACATATAGCGGGAATCGGAGCGTCGGTAATCGGTTCGCTCTCGACCTTCGCGGCTCTCGTCATCGGAACGGCTATCGGCCAGAGTTACGACGGAACGGTACTTCCTCTTGTCGGGGGCTTTTTCCTGCTCGGTGCCGCGGCGCTCGGCGTCACGCAGTTGCAGGAACCATCCTGA
- a CDS encoding DUF1572 family protein: protein MTHPICASVNEHLEIIGSRVLVRLDCIESENLWKDFAPNLASPGNLVLHLTGNLSQYVLKGLGKQDFQRNRASEFTAKPGTAKDALDRMLCETLDRCKNVIEGIGEDELRRTGSVQGFSLTGYGILIHVTEHLSHHAGQFAWFCKYVFGADIDFYQGKNLNVQ from the coding sequence ATGACCCACCCGATCTGCGCTTCCGTCAACGAGCATCTCGAGATCATCGGCTCGAGAGTGCTCGTCCGCCTCGACTGCATTGAAAGCGAAAACCTCTGGAAAGACTTCGCTCCGAACCTTGCGAGTCCCGGCAATCTTGTCCTGCATCTCACGGGCAACCTCTCGCAGTATGTTCTCAAGGGGCTCGGAAAGCAGGATTTCCAACGCAACCGCGCATCGGAATTCACCGCCAAACCCGGCACTGCGAAAGACGCCTTGGACCGGATGCTCTGCGAGACCCTCGATCGCTGCAAGAACGTCATAGAGGGCATCGGGGAGGACGAGCTGCGCCGCACCGGCTCTGTACAGGGCTTCAGCCTCACCGGCTACGGCATCCTGATCCATGTCACCGAACACCTCAGTCACCATGCCGGCCAGTTCGCCTGGTTCTGCAAGTATGTTTTCGGCGCCGACATCGACTTCTACCAGGGAAAAAATTTGAATGTCCAGTAA
- a CDS encoding methionine adenosyltransferase — translation MKKKRNISVENASGLPVEDQETELVERKGIAHPDTMCDSIMEAVCLALCREYTARFGRILHHNIDKGMLVAGKSLPQPGGGRIIEPMKIIFGDRATYAHNGEVVPVGEIAEAAAKKWLHQRMRFVDPDIHIIYQNEIKPGSAELTDAFARPVIGANDTSVGVGHAPPTETESLVFAAEQYLNSEIFKHAFPETGKDVKLMGFRKGRDLTLTAAIAFVDRYIRNERMYFEKKQVIEENLTQFVRCKMRNLNDVSVRVNALDDPARGEGGMYLTVLGTSAESADGGQVGRGNRVNGLITFNRPQSLEAAAGKNPVNHVGKIYNVLGHEIARRIHKEVEGVREVTVYLCSQIGKPIDEPLQASATLVLNKNVGLEDVRQAVMSIIQVELAYIGVFMEQLALGKYTVC, via the coding sequence ATGAAAAAAAAGAGAAACATCAGCGTTGAAAACGCCTCGGGGCTTCCGGTGGAGGATCAGGAGACCGAACTGGTTGAACGCAAGGGCATCGCCCACCCCGACACCATGTGCGATTCGATCATGGAAGCCGTCTGCCTCGCGCTGTGCCGGGAATACACAGCCCGTTTCGGCCGTATTCTCCACCATAACATCGACAAGGGAATGCTCGTGGCGGGGAAGTCGCTGCCGCAACCAGGCGGAGGCAGGATCATTGAACCGATGAAGATCATCTTCGGTGACCGCGCGACCTACGCCCATAACGGCGAAGTCGTTCCCGTCGGGGAAATAGCAGAAGCCGCCGCAAAAAAATGGCTCCACCAGCGCATGCGGTTCGTCGATCCCGATATCCACATCATTTACCAGAACGAAATCAAGCCAGGTTCCGCTGAACTTACCGACGCATTCGCCAGACCGGTCATAGGAGCCAACGACACCTCGGTCGGCGTCGGCCATGCCCCGCCCACCGAAACTGAAAGCCTCGTGTTCGCGGCCGAGCAGTATCTCAACTCGGAGATCTTCAAGCACGCCTTTCCCGAAACGGGAAAGGACGTAAAGCTCATGGGTTTCAGAAAAGGACGCGATCTCACGCTGACCGCGGCCATAGCTTTCGTCGACCGCTACATCAGGAACGAAAGAATGTATTTCGAAAAAAAGCAGGTAATCGAGGAGAACCTCACACAGTTCGTCAGGTGCAAAATGCGTAACCTCAACGATGTCTCCGTCCGGGTCAACGCACTCGACGATCCCGCAAGGGGCGAAGGGGGCATGTACCTGACCGTTCTCGGCACCTCCGCCGAAAGCGCGGACGGCGGACAGGTCGGCCGAGGCAACCGGGTCAACGGACTGATTACCTTCAACCGTCCCCAGAGTCTCGAGGCCGCCGCGGGCAAGAACCCGGTCAATCACGTCGGAAAAATCTACAACGTGCTCGGTCATGAAATCGCCAGACGAATCCACAAGGAAGTGGAGGGCGTTCGCGAAGTAACGGTCTATCTCTGCAGCCAGATCGGCAAACCCATCGACGAACCGCTTCAGGCATCGGCCACGCTCGTCTTGAACAAGAATGTCGGCCTCGAAGACGTCCGCCAGGCGGTGATGTCCATAATCCAGGTCGAACTGGCCTACATCGGGGTTTTCATGGAGCAATTGGCCCTCGGCAAGTATACGGTATGCTGA
- the bshA gene encoding N-acetyl-alpha-D-glucosaminyl L-malate synthase BshA, with protein MKIGISCHHTYGGSGAVATELGKALAARGHVIHFINRSAPFRLGAYSKNIFYHEVEAMHYPLFECPFHSLALATKIAEVAMYEKLDIVHAHYAIPHALSAILARQMLEDKCSESRCFRLATTLHGTDITVVGADSSMQGIVRLAINKSDGVTAVSEYLKRETVRLFEPRKEIGVIPNFVDTGVFARMPDGAAIREQLGLGDEKICIHISNFRPVKRIGDVLRAFRTIAGRLSATLLLVGDGPERSEAEEWVRKQGIADRVRFLGKIDDIVPLLSVSDLMLMPSSGESFGLAALEAMACGVPVIVTTAGGFPEFIRDGEHGFLVETGDVERMSEKGLSVLADVGVWKEFSENCVRQARNYHISGLVERYEAFYLRLLGERGRR; from the coding sequence ATGAAAATCGGAATTTCCTGTCATCATACCTACGGCGGCAGCGGGGCGGTCGCCACGGAACTGGGCAAGGCGCTCGCCGCCCGGGGACACGTCATACATTTTATCAACCGCTCCGCGCCGTTTCGTCTCGGCGCCTATTCGAAGAACATCTTCTATCACGAGGTGGAGGCGATGCACTATCCGCTCTTCGAGTGTCCGTTCCATTCGCTGGCGCTGGCCACCAAGATCGCTGAAGTGGCGATGTACGAGAAGCTGGACATCGTGCATGCGCATTACGCCATACCGCACGCACTGAGCGCGATACTGGCGCGGCAGATGCTCGAGGACAAGTGCTCGGAATCGCGGTGCTTCCGGCTCGCGACCACCCTGCACGGAACGGATATCACGGTCGTCGGGGCCGACAGCAGCATGCAGGGTATCGTTCGGCTCGCCATCAACAAGTCCGACGGGGTGACGGCGGTATCGGAGTATCTGAAGCGTGAAACCGTAAGGCTGTTCGAGCCGAGAAAAGAGATCGGGGTCATCCCGAACTTCGTCGATACCGGTGTTTTTGCCCGTATGCCCGACGGCGCGGCCATACGGGAGCAGCTCGGCCTGGGAGATGAAAAAATCTGTATCCATATCTCCAATTTCAGGCCGGTGAAGCGGATCGGCGACGTGCTGAGGGCTTTCAGGACGATCGCCGGCAGGCTGTCGGCCACCCTCCTGCTCGTGGGCGACGGACCTGAAAGGAGCGAGGCGGAGGAATGGGTCAGGAAACAGGGAATTGCCGACAGGGTGCGCTTCCTGGGCAAAATAGACGATATCGTGCCCCTGCTTTCGGTTTCCGACCTCATGCTTATGCCGAGCAGTGGGGAGTCCTTTGGCCTGGCGGCGCTCGAAGCCATGGCCTGCGGTGTGCCGGTCATCGTCACTACGGCCGGCGGTTTTCCGGAATTCATAAGGGACGGGGAGCACGGTTTTCTCGTGGAAACCGGCGATGTGGAGCGCATGTCGGAGAAAGGCCTGTCGGTCCTCGCCGACGTCGGCGTATGGAAGGAATTTTCGGAAAACTGCGTGCGGCAGGCTCGGAACTATCATATTTCGGGGCTTGTCGAGCGCTACGAAGCGTTCTATCTGCGTTTGCTCGGCGAAAGGGGCCGTCGATAG
- a CDS encoding rod shape-determining protein — MSFFGYLFRDVAVDLGTANTLVFIRDKGVVLNEPSIVARERSSGKVVAIGQDALLMHEKTHPGIVTIKPLANGVIADYEATEELIKGLIRKTKSQFSFGIRRMVIGIPSGITEVEKRAVRDSAEHIGAKEVYLVAEPMAAAIGIGLDVKEPMGNMIVDIGGGTTEIAVISLGGIASGESLRVAGTDITNSIIRHFRKAYNLAIGERTAEEVKIRIASANKLDKELTMTVRGRNLVTALPEEREVNSPTIREAIATPIGQIIISIKKCLEVTKPELSADVLDRGLFLAGGGALIKGLDKKIHDETKLAVHISEDPLTAVARGTGKVLEDLENYRSVLLPTKRY; from the coding sequence ATGAGCTTTTTTGGTTATTTATTCAGGGATGTAGCTGTAGACCTCGGAACCGCGAACACACTTGTATTCATTCGCGACAAAGGCGTCGTACTCAACGAACCTTCAATTGTCGCAAGGGAAAGGAGCTCGGGAAAAGTCGTGGCAATCGGGCAGGACGCCCTGCTCATGCATGAAAAGACCCATCCGGGCATCGTCACCATCAAACCGCTGGCAAACGGCGTCATAGCGGACTACGAAGCGACGGAAGAACTCATCAAGGGTCTCATCAGGAAAACGAAAAGCCAGTTCTCCTTCGGCATCCGCAGAATGGTCATCGGCATCCCCTCGGGCATCACCGAGGTCGAGAAGCGCGCCGTTCGGGACTCGGCTGAACATATCGGAGCGAAAGAGGTTTATCTCGTCGCCGAACCCATGGCGGCTGCCATCGGCATCGGGCTCGACGTGAAGGAGCCCATGGGCAACATGATCGTCGACATCGGCGGCGGCACAACTGAAATCGCCGTCATCTCACTCGGCGGCATCGCTTCCGGGGAATCCCTGCGAGTCGCGGGCACGGATATCACGAACTCCATCATCCGCCATTTCCGCAAGGCGTACAACCTCGCCATCGGCGAACGGACCGCCGAGGAGGTCAAGATCCGCATCGCATCGGCCAACAAGCTCGACAAGGAACTGACCATGACCGTCAGGGGGCGCAACCTCGTCACGGCGCTCCCCGAGGAACGCGAGGTCAACTCGCCGACCATCAGGGAAGCCATCGCCACCCCGATCGGCCAGATCATCATCTCGATCAAGAAATGCCTCGAGGTCACCAAGCCGGAACTCTCGGCCGACGTGCTCGACCGCGGTCTCTTCCTTGCGGGGGGAGGCGCGCTGATCAAGGGACTCGACAAAAAGATACACGACGAGACGAAACTCGCGGTACACATCAGCGAAGATCCGCTGACCGCCGTGGCCAGGGGAACGGGAAAAGTGCTCGAGGACCTCGAAAACTACCGAAGCGTCCTGCTCCCGACGAAGCGGTACTGA
- the hisD gene encoding histidinol dehydrogenase, with product MLRLFTYAEDKSALQRHLARSVTFEPEVRRVVLEILDNVQARGDDALFEYTERFQGYRPGTVTVSGDDIREAFEGEDVEFIGILEESYRNITAFHEHEAEKSFFYEPGNGVMLGQRVTPLDSAMLYVPGGKAAYPSSLLMNVAPAQVAGVRDIYLTTPCGPDGNVSPRILAAAHVAGVKAIYKFGGAQAVAAFAFGTESVPKVDKITGPGNKYVALAKKEVFGHVSIDSIAGPSEVAIIADGSADPEFIVLDLFAQSEHDPDAASILITDSPDLAESVRRLAVEMIGTMERREVIERAFRANGAVILVGDLCEACEVSDMIAPEHLELHVRSPWDIVPYLNHAGAIFMGSYSCESVGDYFAGPNHTLPTNGTARFFSPLSVRDFIKHTSIVSYSRAELAVTGEKIARFADNEGLQAHAEAVRARLRKLS from the coding sequence GTGTTGAGGTTGTTTACCTATGCCGAAGATAAGTCGGCGCTGCAGCGGCACCTTGCCCGCAGCGTGACATTCGAGCCCGAGGTGCGCAGGGTCGTGCTTGAAATTCTCGATAATGTGCAGGCAAGGGGTGACGATGCGCTTTTCGAGTACACCGAGCGGTTCCAGGGATACCGTCCCGGGACCGTGACGGTATCCGGGGATGATATCCGTGAGGCGTTCGAAGGCGAGGACGTAGAGTTCATCGGAATTCTCGAGGAGTCCTATCGTAATATCACCGCTTTTCACGAGCACGAGGCCGAAAAAAGTTTCTTTTACGAGCCGGGCAACGGAGTGATGCTCGGTCAGCGGGTGACGCCCCTTGACAGCGCGATGCTTTACGTTCCCGGAGGAAAGGCCGCCTATCCCTCTTCGCTGCTCATGAACGTCGCGCCCGCGCAGGTCGCCGGCGTCAGGGACATTTACCTTACGACGCCCTGTGGTCCCGACGGAAACGTGAGCCCGCGGATTCTCGCGGCAGCGCATGTCGCCGGGGTGAAGGCCATATACAAGTTCGGCGGCGCCCAGGCTGTCGCGGCTTTCGCTTTCGGAACCGAAAGCGTGCCGAAGGTCGACAAGATCACGGGACCGGGTAACAAGTATGTCGCTCTTGCCAAGAAAGAGGTATTCGGCCATGTATCCATCGACAGCATAGCCGGTCCTTCCGAGGTGGCAATCATTGCGGACGGCAGCGCGGACCCCGAGTTCATCGTGCTCGATTTGTTCGCCCAGTCGGAGCACGACCCCGACGCAGCCTCCATACTGATCACCGATTCCCCCGATCTCGCCGAATCGGTCAGGAGACTTGCGGTCGAGATGATCGGGACGATGGAACGCCGTGAGGTGATAGAGCGGGCTTTCAGGGCTAACGGCGCGGTCATTCTCGTCGGCGACCTCTGCGAGGCCTGCGAAGTGTCGGACATGATCGCTCCTGAACATCTCGAACTGCATGTGCGGAGTCCCTGGGATATCGTTCCTTACCTGAACCACGCGGGAGCTATCTTTATGGGAAGCTATTCCTGCGAGTCCGTGGGCGACTACTTCGCAGGGCCCAATCATACGCTTCCCACGAACGGCACGGCGCGTTTCTTTTCGCCCCTGTCGGTCAGGGATTTCATCAAGCATACCTCTATCGTTTCCTATTCCAGGGCGGAGCTTGCCGTGACGGGTGAAAAGATCGCGCGTTTCGCCGACAACGAGGGGCTGCAGGCGCATGCCGAGGCGGTCAGGGCGCGGTTGAGAAAACTTTCCTGA
- the queA gene encoding tRNA preQ1(34) S-adenosylmethionine ribosyltransferase-isomerase QueA has translation MKTSDYDYILPETAIALYPPLTRGTTKLEVLDRASGSIRHSRYADLAMFLKPGDLLLLNNSRVVQARLLARKTTGANIELVLLEKHRGEPQNRVMYRGRLKPDDMLVAYGKELIVEALEGEGIARIVCRDGGELADFFAENGQVPIPPYLRRAAEEVDRERYQTVFAETPGSVAAPTASLNMTGELIDCLRRRKVDLGFLTLHVGLGTFMPVRGEDLDAHVMHREYYHIPAETIEKIRGVREAGGRVVAVGTTVTRALEHASDLLVNVARGESVEGEADIFIYPGYRFRVVDGLVTNYHAPRSTVLMLTAAFAGWANLKKAYGEALKKGYRFLSYGDSMLIL, from the coding sequence ATGAAAACGAGCGATTACGATTACATTCTGCCTGAAACCGCCATCGCCCTTTATCCACCCCTGACGCGGGGAACGACGAAGCTCGAGGTGCTGGATCGTGCGTCGGGGTCAATACGGCACTCGCGTTACGCCGACCTCGCGATGTTTCTCAAGCCGGGCGACCTTCTGTTGCTCAACAACAGCAGGGTAGTCCAGGCGAGGCTTTTGGCGAGGAAAACCACCGGAGCGAACATAGAACTCGTGCTTCTTGAAAAGCACCGGGGAGAACCCCAGAACCGCGTTATGTACCGGGGAAGGCTGAAACCGGACGACATGCTTGTCGCTTACGGGAAGGAGCTGATTGTCGAGGCCCTCGAGGGCGAAGGCATTGCGAGGATCGTTTGCCGGGATGGAGGAGAACTCGCGGATTTTTTCGCCGAGAACGGCCAGGTGCCGATTCCGCCCTACCTCCGCAGGGCGGCCGAGGAGGTAGACCGCGAACGCTATCAGACGGTGTTTGCAGAAACCCCCGGATCGGTCGCCGCGCCGACCGCATCCCTCAACATGACGGGGGAACTGATCGATTGCCTTCGGCGCAGGAAGGTGGATCTCGGGTTTCTCACCCTCCACGTCGGCCTTGGTACTTTCATGCCCGTGAGAGGAGAGGACCTCGACGCTCATGTCATGCACCGCGAGTATTATCACATCCCTGCTGAAACCATTGAAAAAATTCGGGGTGTCCGTGAAGCGGGCGGCAGGGTCGTCGCCGTCGGCACGACCGTTACCCGTGCGCTCGAACACGCTTCGGATCTGCTTGTGAACGTTGCCCGGGGTGAAAGCGTCGAGGGTGAGGCCGATATTTTCATCTATCCGGGTTACCGGTTCCGGGTCGTCGACGGGCTCGTGACCAACTATCATGCGCCTCGCTCGACAGTCCTGATGCTTACTGCCGCATTCGCAGGCTGGGCGAACCTGAAAAAAGCATACGGGGAAGCCCTGAAAAAAGGCTATCGTTTTCTCAGTTACGGCGACAGCATGCTCATTCTGTAG
- the acnB gene encoding bifunctional aconitate hydratase 2/2-methylisocitrate dehydratase gives MGLISEYRAHTEERAKNGIPPLPLTAGQARQLIELLQEEPVAEKEYLLELFREHISPGVDDAAFEKAAFLDGILKGEASCSVISPVSAVEILGTMLGGYNVKPLVEALSHNDDRVASAASEMLKKTLLVYDAFDSIVELSESNSHARAVVESWAEAEWFTSRPEIPGKMTLTVFKVSGETNTDDLSPASEAFTRSDIPLHALSMLGSKMDDPIGTIAELKKKGNPLAFVGDVVGTGSSRKSGINSVQWHIGENIPAVPNKRTGGVVIGGIIAPIFFNTAEDSGALPIQADVTSMETGDVIELYPYEGKIEKNGQVVAEFGLEPNTLGDEVRAGGRIPLIIGRNLTRKAREVLGMGEENIFTRPQQPADTGNGYTLAQKIIGKACGMKGVRPGMYVEPETLTVGSQDTTGAMTRDEIKELAALSFGADLVMQSFCHTAAYPKPSDVKLHNTLPYFIMSRGGVSLRPGDGVIHTWLNRMVLPDTLGTGADSHTRFPIGISFPGGSGLVAFAGVTGTMPLNVPESVLVRFKGELQEGITLRDLVNAIPYKAIEEGMLTVEKKGKKNIFAGRILEIEGLPQLKVEQAFELSDASAERSAAACTVRLDKEPVIEYLNSNIKLLRQMIESGYGDAETLRRRIAKMQEWVSNPSLMEPDADAEYAAVIEIDMSEIKEPILACPNDPDDVATLSEVLADEKRPKNIDEVFVGSCMTNIGHFRALGEVLKGQGQVASRLWVVPPTKMDMKKLVEEGYYAVYGAAGARTEMPGCSLCMGNQARVADNAVVFSTSTRNFDNRLGKNAKVYLGSAELAAVCALQGRLPEPGVYLEAVRSHLAAAKDEVYQYLNFHEVGEEKLEMLVD, from the coding sequence ATGGGTCTTATTAGCGAATATCGCGCGCATACCGAAGAGCGGGCCAAGAACGGCATTCCGCCGCTTCCCCTGACCGCCGGGCAGGCGCGTCAGTTGATCGAGCTCTTGCAAGAGGAGCCGGTTGCGGAGAAAGAATACCTTCTCGAACTGTTTCGGGAGCATATCAGTCCCGGCGTCGACGACGCGGCTTTCGAGAAAGCCGCCTTTCTCGACGGTATCCTGAAAGGCGAAGCATCCTGCAGCGTTATTTCCCCTGTGTCCGCCGTGGAGATACTCGGCACCATGTTGGGCGGCTACAACGTCAAACCGCTGGTCGAAGCCCTGTCTCATAATGACGACCGGGTCGCATCGGCCGCCTCTGAAATGCTCAAGAAAACCCTGCTTGTCTACGACGCCTTCGACAGCATCGTGGAACTTTCGGAATCGAACAGTCATGCCAGGGCGGTGGTTGAATCCTGGGCAGAAGCGGAATGGTTTACTTCCAGGCCCGAAATTCCCGGGAAAATGACCCTGACGGTATTCAAGGTTTCAGGCGAAACCAACACGGACGATCTTTCGCCCGCAAGCGAGGCCTTTACCAGAAGCGATATTCCCCTTCACGCGCTCAGCATGCTCGGTTCCAAGATGGACGACCCTATCGGCACTATAGCCGAACTGAAGAAAAAAGGCAATCCGCTTGCGTTCGTCGGCGATGTCGTGGGTACCGGTTCCAGCCGTAAGTCCGGCATCAATTCGGTGCAGTGGCATATCGGCGAGAATATTCCCGCCGTGCCCAACAAGCGTACCGGCGGGGTTGTCATCGGCGGCATCATCGCTCCGATTTTCTTCAACACCGCCGAAGATTCGGGCGCGCTTCCCATCCAGGCCGATGTGACCTCGATGGAGACAGGGGATGTCATCGAGTTGTATCCTTACGAAGGCAAGATCGAAAAAAACGGCCAGGTCGTCGCGGAATTCGGGCTCGAACCCAACACGCTCGGCGACGAAGTTCGCGCCGGAGGACGTATTCCCCTCATCATCGGCCGCAATCTCACTCGCAAGGCGCGCGAGGTGCTCGGCATGGGCGAGGAAAACATCTTTACCCGTCCCCAGCAGCCGGCCGACACCGGCAACGGCTATACCCTCGCCCAGAAGATCATCGGCAAGGCCTGCGGCATGAAGGGCGTGCGTCCCGGAATGTATGTGGAACCCGAAACGCTCACCGTCGGCTCTCAGGACACCACCGGAGCCATGACTCGCGACGAGATCAAGGAACTCGCGGCCCTGAGCTTCGGCGCGGATCTCGTGATGCAGAGCTTCTGTCACACCGCGGCCTATCCGAAACCGTCAGATGTCAAGTTGCACAATACCCTGCCGTATTTCATCATGAGCAGGGGCGGCGTTTCGCTTCGTCCTGGTGACGGCGTCATCCATACCTGGCTGAACCGGATGGTGCTTCCCGATACCCTCGGCACCGGCGCTGACTCGCACACCCGTTTTCCGATCGGCATATCCTTCCCCGGAGGTTCCGGTCTCGTCGCCTTCGCGGGCGTTACCGGCACCATGCCGCTCAACGTTCCCGAATCGGTGCTCGTGCGCTTCAAGGGCGAATTGCAGGAAGGCATCACCCTGCGCGACCTGGTCAACGCGATTCCCTACAAGGCAATCGAGGAAGGGATGCTGACGGTAGAGAAAAAAGGCAAGAAAAACATTTTCGCCGGCCGTATTCTCGAGATCGAGGGACTGCCGCAGCTCAAGGTAGAGCAGGCCTTCGAGTTGAGTGATGCTTCCGCCGAGCGCAGCGCCGCCGCCTGTACGGTCCGTCTCGACAAGGAGCCGGTTATCGAATACCTCAATTCCAACATCAAGCTGCTCCGGCAGATGATCGAGAGCGGTTACGGCGATGCCGAAACACTGCGCCGCCGCATAGCGAAAATGCAGGAGTGGGTTTCCAATCCGTCTCTCATGGAGCCCGACGCGGACGCCGAATACGCGGCCGTCATCGAGATCGACATGAGCGAGATCAAGGAACCGATTCTTGCCTGTCCCAACGATCCCGACGATGTGGCGACACTTTCCGAGGTGCTTGCGGACGAAAAAAGACCGAAAAACATCGACGAAGTCTTTGTCGGAAGCTGCATGACCAATATCGGCCATTTCCGTGCGCTCGGCGAAGTGCTCAAGGGCCAGGGCCAGGTTGCTTCGAGGCTTTGGGTCGTTCCTCCGACCAAGATGGACATGAAAAAGCTTGTCGAGGAAGGTTACTACGCAGTATACGGGGCTGCTGGAGCCCGTACGGAGATGCCCGGCTGTTCGCTCTGCATGGGCAACCAGGCGCGCGTGGCGGACAACGCCGTGGTGTTCTCGACCAGTACCAGGAACTTCGACAACCGCTTGGGCAAGAACGCCAAGGTGTATCTCGGTTCAGCGGAACTTGCCGCCGTCTGCGCGCTGCAGGGCAGACTGCCCGAGCCGGGTGTGTATCTGGAGGCCGTCAGGAGTCATCTTGCCGCCGCGAAGGACGAGGTGTACCAGTACCTCAACTTCCACGAGGTTGGCGAGGAAAAGCTTGAAATGCTTGTCGACTGA